The DNA segment CCCTTTTAGAATCTTTCCAAACCACATCATGTTCATGGCAAACAATACTATGGGCACCAGAAAACTGAGGAGGTATCCAAAGGTATGCATCTGCCGAATCTGTCACACACAAGTGGAGAGCATGAAAGCATTAGTTGAAAAAGATCATGTTTGTATATGATTGTGCAAGGAATCGTTAGAAAAATACCTGATTGTAGTGCAAATAGATGTGGTAAAACAAGTACAGAAACAAAAATATTCTAGCAATCTGCAAAATGATAAATCACTTTTAGAATACTATATCCTAACCAGTATAAATTGCAATAGCCATGTAAAAAAGATAGCAGAATttgggaaaaaaaatcaaaataaacgaGCAGACCAACTAGGATCACCACAGTGGAAGAGAGACAATGTACTTCCAAATTTAACACGGTAGCaccattttaaaattttaaagtccatctgtcacggacttagctagttttgcctaagtcgtgcagcacctttgcgtgtccgtccgcaaaggtcagcctccccgaaacctcccacggtcccttaggacccacaaaagagagaacgaattacagaaaacacctcattcgggatccacaagcaaacatttctgaaaacacttcatagacaatgcaaattataaatagactttacaaactctgagcagttgcacaacaaaagggtcaaaatggtcaaattggtctgtaatggaccattttgaccctttgttgtgcaactgttcagaacttgtaaagtctgtttgtaatttgcattatctatgaagtgtttcctagaatgtttgcttgtggatcccgagtgaggcattttctttcacccgttttctcttttgtgggtcttaagggaccatgggaggcttcggggaggccgacctttgcggacagacacgcaagggtgccgtacaacttaggcaaaaccagttaagtccgtgacagatgtgtCTATGACTATTCTCGTTCTGTTTTCATAATGGAGCTGACTTCCTGTTACAATGAAGAAAAGATAGTAAAAATAGATTGCTGCATTAGCTTCATGGACCTAACGTTTTTAACCTTATACTAGGCTTGTAGCTCTAGGCTCACAAATACAAATTTATAACTCAGCGAATGTCTACACTTTGCTACCTCCATCCGTATGCAATCAAACCACATTGTTAGTCAATCTATTTCTTTTAAGTAAGTATATTTTATTCATCCGATTTCTAGATTCTGTTTGAGGTGCCAGTTCATGATCTCGAATGAAAACTTGAGAAAACGTCATTGCATCTAATTTCTGTTGTTCTCATACTTCTCACAATTATACATTAGTCCTATAGCAGACACACATGCATACCAATCAAACCTGCCTAGAAGCCCTAATATGCAGGTCCAACCACTTTTGGGGCCCCATTAAAAAAAAATGGGACCCAACTAATCAAAAGAGGTGTGTCCTTGATCAGTAGATCATAGGTATAAAGATAGAACCTTACACATGATCATAGGTAGATCATGTGTTTCCTACACATGTACACATCTGTCATGTGTCATCAGCATTTATATTAAAACTCACTTCAATAAGGAACTACTTACAAGCCATGCGAAGAACATAGCAACACCATTAACAAGATATGCACTAGATCTTTTCATTCCAGCAGTGTCAAGAAACCTTAcaaggaaaaaggaagaaaagaagttAATAAGCCAAACATCTAAATATCCTCGGGCCATATCAATGTTGAAGTACTTCAATAACGTCCGGAAAGATACCATCTTAAATTAATCCCAGGGGTGGTTGTCTCAGAGATGAGGACCATGTATGTGTATAGCTGTCCTTCCCCAGACAACATAGAGTAAGATATAGAAATTATAGATAGCACATGATGGAGAACCTGAAAAAGTATGTCACATTTAGATGGTGAATATAACCTCTATGATAACCAATTCATTTCTTTCATATGAAATATGTGAAGAAACAAGCTAAGTTTTGTTCTGTAAAAGTGTTTAaatgaagaggaagatgagcacttAAATGAAGCTTTCGCATGACTACTCACGTATTCCATTCCACCAAGGGAAGGATAAAGCCAAAATATCATTGCAAGGTCAGTCATGAAATACCCCACAGATACCTGTCCAATTTATAATACTTCACAAATCATGCAGTAAAGACAAATACATAATGATTAGCGATTGTTAAGAATTCTTACCCCCAATGTAAAAGTAGAAAGATTAGAATTTCTGAATGTAACCAGGCCCTCAATGCTATCGGAAAATAGATCCGAGAAGAATACCAAATATAATGACATAAGTGTGATAAAAACGGCATGAGCATTGGACATTCCCCTGCAAAAGTGGTTCAAATTGACATAAAAGTTAACAAGAAAATAATATTACAAGCTTATGATCTCTCACCTGTTGTTCCACTCAATCCGTTGGATCTTTGTAAGTGAAGCATACCCCTTGAAGTAAAAAGAACTAATCAACTGTGTAAAATCATATGCCTAAGCAAATGATGGCAGTCAGTAAGTAGACAATCAAAGatgactacaacaacaacaaagccgtgaGGTCCTAACTCAAAGATGACTAATTCCAGTACTACGaccttatgaaaaataaaaaagaagcaaaACAAACAGTGAAAACTATCCATCAACTATAAGCACAAAGGATGACATAGCATCAGAGTCAGCTTCACATGTACATAAGTACATGAGATAGTCTATGATTGAAAGACAAACATAGAGTAATCAGAGGAAAAATGAGATCGATATAATTATTCATGACATCCTATATAAGTTCCAATACAGAATTTGTGACAAAACCATAGCCCATTTAGTAGCTTTCTCTAGCAGTGTCTCAAATTGTTCACCGCAACTTATATCcaattttttgaaaatttctgCTCCTATCTTCCCTTTCCATGAAAAAAAGGCCTACCTCATACCAGGCTTACAACAGCCTGTCTTCGTATAGGGTAAAACCAAAATCTGTTTTGACCTCCACGACACACAATTGTGTGCATACAAAGGCAGATACAAATAGGTACATATGTAACATGAGAGGCACACACGTAAGCAAGTTAAATATACATGCATATGGATGCTGGGGTCCATTTAAAACTTATTTGATTGGTCATTTCAGGTAATTTAAAATTGTCATAGCTTACGACAAGAATTTGTCTCAGAAGTTTTGGATGTATTGGCCAATATGCCATGTTCAACCAGGTATACCACTTTCGAGTTAGGGTAGGGTAGTCACCCTGTAATAGGCATAGGCCCATTCTTGGGATTCAAAATGCTAGGCAACTACTGGGTCATTTAAATTATCTTAAACCGTCTTAAACTAAGGACTGATTTGGTCCTAACTTAAAAGAAAAGTTTTGGTGCTTTACACTTGTAATTCAATCACTACGAACAACACTAGCTCTAGGGTTAtgcaggagaagaagagaggcagCAGTGCATTTGCAAAACCTGGTGTTTTTTCAGCATATGAC comes from the Musa acuminata AAA Group cultivar baxijiao chromosome BXJ1-10, Cavendish_Baxijiao_AAA, whole genome shotgun sequence genome and includes:
- the LOC135595422 gene encoding uncharacterized protein LOC135595422, giving the protein MAMKSYRYQAEILVKDYLLADPFVRYTSVLGGIFMCKMAYDFTQLISSFYFKGYASLTKIQRIEWNNRGMSNAHAVFITLMSLYLVFFSDLFSDSIEGLVTFRNSNLSTFTLGVSVGYFMTDLAMIFWLYPSLGGMEYVLHHVLSIISISYSMLSGEGQLYTYMVLISETTTPGINLRWFLDTAGMKRSSAYLVNGVAMFFAWLIARIFLFLYLFYHIYLHYNQIRQMHTFGYLLSFLVPIVLFAMNMMWFGKILKGLKKMLAKRQ